One Bradyrhizobium manausense DNA segment encodes these proteins:
- a CDS encoding retron system putative HNH endonuclease, whose product MKTIIRSAEPACLAGQPHGQDWYTFMRTQCHGDLRQNLRQEQKGLCCYCESEVEDGDGHVEHMEPRSRNQARTYDYSNLAISCNGGHTEHCGHYKDNKSGRSWDATRFLPPHDPETAELFDYLLDGSVQSTDKDPSKASYLIAYLGLDCSRLTDRRRAHARNLIDTLGDQPDQDLVDWLRQEYLQADANDRLKQFYSLSKQILEP is encoded by the coding sequence ATGAAGACGATCATCCGTTCTGCCGAGCCAGCTTGCCTTGCCGGCCAGCCTCATGGCCAAGACTGGTACACGTTCATGCGGACCCAGTGTCATGGCGATTTGCGCCAAAACCTGCGGCAGGAGCAGAAAGGTCTCTGTTGCTACTGCGAATCGGAGGTCGAAGATGGCGACGGGCATGTCGAACATATGGAACCGCGCAGTCGCAATCAGGCTCGGACGTACGACTATTCGAATCTCGCGATCTCCTGCAACGGGGGGCACACCGAGCACTGCGGCCATTACAAGGACAATAAGTCGGGTCGTTCCTGGGATGCGACGCGCTTTCTACCACCACACGACCCTGAAACCGCGGAGTTGTTCGATTATCTCCTGGATGGAAGCGTTCAATCTACGGACAAAGATCCAAGCAAAGCCTCTTACCTGATCGCCTATTTAGGCTTGGACTGCTCCCGCCTTACTGACCGTAGACGCGCGCACGCGCGGAATTTGATTGATACTCTGGGCGATCAACCGGATCAGGATTTGGTCGATTGGCTCCGGCAAGAATATCTGCAGGCAGATGCGAATGACCGGCTGAAGCAATTCTACTCTCTTTCCAAGCAGATACTCGAACCATGA
- a CDS encoding DUF1156 domain-containing protein, which produces MTRTRRKLIEVALPLDAINAASAREKSIRHGHPSTLHLWWARRPLAAARAVIFAQMVDDPSSFPDLFPTEKAQEKERDRLFEIIKELVRWESTTNDAILQKARDEIWQSWRRACADNAHDPRAHELFDRHKLPAFHDPFAGGGALPLEAQRLGLESYASDLNPVAVLINKAMIEIPPKFAGMSPVNPVARAELGRGGRWNATGAHGLAEDVRYYGQWIRNEAEKRIGSLYPKVEITAAMAIERPDLKSYVGQKLTVVAWLWARTVKSPNPAFSNVEVPLVSSFILSPMAGKEAYVEPVIEGSSYRFTVKVGKLKDAEAAKSGTKLSRGANFRCVMSGSPIAPDYIYSEANAGRMGARLMAIVAEGERGRVYLGPTPEHEVVALTAKPDWKPDVPMPKNPRWFSPPLYGLTTYGDLFTDRQLVALATFSQLVAEARDEVRRDALSAGLSDDNKALRDGGSGAAAYGDAVAVYLGFLVSKLADKGSTLCTWDAGPASNRTASGRSARVATVRVTFGRHALPMTWDYAEVNFFSESVGGLETVLKTLSVPLMYLLPSQRKGQAQQADAQSQEFSKDAVVSSDPPYYDNIGYADLSDFFYVWLRQSLRPIFPDLFATLAVPKAEELVATPYRHGGKEKAESFFLDGMTEAMHRLAEQAHPAFPVTIYYAFKQSETESAEGTASTGWETFLDAVIRAGFGISGTWPIRTELSSRMIGSGTNALASSIVLVCRPRDAAAPSATRREFVAALKAELPAALRHLQAGNIAPVDLAQAAIGPGMAVYTRYTKVLDAEGRSVSVREALALVNETLDEVLADQEGDFDADSRWALAWFEQVGFNDGEYGVAETLSKAKNTSVGGLATSGILDSRRGKVRLLRPDELPANWDPATDPRLTSWELVHHLIRVLGSGGERAAAELVAKLGARAETARELAYRLYTICERKKRATEALSYNGLVQSWPEIVRLAQEGTKSPAVEPDLFKVGER; this is translated from the coding sequence ATGACGCGTACCAGACGAAAGCTTATCGAAGTCGCGTTGCCGCTGGATGCGATCAACGCTGCCTCGGCTCGTGAGAAGTCTATACGGCACGGGCATCCGAGTACGCTGCATCTGTGGTGGGCCAGACGGCCGCTCGCGGCGGCGCGCGCCGTGATCTTCGCGCAGATGGTGGACGATCCTTCCTCTTTTCCTGACCTGTTCCCGACCGAGAAGGCGCAGGAGAAGGAGCGTGATCGGCTCTTCGAAATCATCAAGGAACTTGTGAGGTGGGAGAGCACCACCAACGACGCGATTCTTCAGAAGGCGCGGGACGAAATCTGGCAGAGCTGGCGGCGCGCCTGCGCCGACAACGCCCACGATCCGCGTGCCCACGAATTGTTCGACCGGCATAAGCTCCCCGCCTTTCACGATCCTTTCGCCGGCGGTGGCGCTTTGCCGTTGGAGGCGCAACGGCTGGGGCTGGAGTCTTACGCCAGCGATCTAAATCCGGTGGCGGTGTTGATCAACAAGGCCATGATCGAGATCCCGCCGAAATTCGCCGGGATGTCGCCCGTAAACCCGGTGGCAAGAGCGGAATTGGGGCGGGGCGGTCGATGGAATGCGACCGGCGCTCACGGGCTCGCTGAAGACGTGCGCTACTACGGCCAGTGGATACGCAACGAAGCCGAAAAGCGCATTGGTAGTCTCTATCCGAAGGTCGAGATCACCGCCGCAATGGCGATCGAGCGGCCAGATCTGAAGTCGTATGTAGGCCAGAAACTCACCGTCGTGGCGTGGCTCTGGGCGCGGACGGTGAAGAGCCCGAACCCGGCCTTCTCGAACGTAGAGGTGCCGCTCGTTTCAAGTTTCATTCTGTCGCCGATGGCCGGCAAAGAAGCCTATGTCGAGCCGGTGATTGAAGGTAGCTCCTATCGGTTCACCGTGAAGGTTGGTAAACTGAAAGATGCAGAAGCGGCAAAAAGTGGGACGAAGCTTTCGCGCGGAGCGAATTTTCGCTGCGTGATGTCGGGGTCGCCGATTGCGCCTGACTACATCTATAGTGAAGCGAACGCCGGTCGAATGGGCGCGCGGCTTATGGCTATAGTTGCTGAGGGCGAGCGCGGAAGGGTTTATTTGGGGCCAACGCCAGAGCACGAGGTGGTGGCTTTGACGGCAAAACCAGATTGGAAACCCGATGTTCCGATGCCCAAGAACCCTCGTTGGTTCTCGCCACCTCTCTACGGCCTTACCACCTACGGCGATCTTTTTACCGATCGCCAGCTAGTAGCCCTGGCAACTTTCTCCCAGCTTGTCGCTGAGGCACGCGACGAAGTTCGTCGTGACGCACTCTCCGCCGGCTTATCCGATGACAATAAGGCTCTGCGCGATGGGGGGAGTGGAGCTGCCGCCTATGGCGATGCAGTCGCCGTCTATTTAGGTTTCCTGGTCAGTAAGTTGGCGGACAAAGGATCGACGCTTTGCACGTGGGATGCGGGTCCTGCTTCAAACCGCACGGCGTCAGGCCGATCAGCCCGTGTCGCGACAGTTCGGGTTACCTTTGGACGTCACGCGCTGCCTATGACGTGGGACTATGCAGAAGTGAACTTCTTCAGCGAGTCTGTCGGTGGACTCGAGACTGTTTTGAAGACGCTTAGTGTACCGCTGATGTATTTATTGCCAAGTCAACGTAAGGGGCAAGCTCAGCAAGCTGACGCGCAATCCCAGGAATTCTCGAAGGATGCTGTCGTTTCCAGTGACCCGCCTTACTATGACAATATTGGGTACGCCGATCTATCGGACTTCTTTTACGTTTGGCTCCGGCAATCGTTACGCCCAATTTTCCCCGATCTCTTCGCAACGCTCGCGGTGCCAAAGGCCGAGGAGTTGGTCGCCACGCCGTATCGGCATGGCGGAAAGGAAAAGGCAGAGAGCTTCTTCCTCGACGGCATGACCGAGGCGATGCACCGTCTCGCGGAACAGGCTCATCCAGCCTTTCCCGTCACCATCTACTATGCCTTCAAGCAATCGGAGACCGAGAGCGCCGAGGGCACGGCGAGCACGGGCTGGGAGACCTTCCTGGACGCTGTAATCCGAGCGGGGTTTGGCATCAGTGGCACTTGGCCAATACGCACAGAGCTGAGCAGCCGCATGATTGGTTCAGGGACGAATGCGTTGGCCTCGAGCATCGTTCTTGTCTGCCGTCCACGGGATGCCGCTGCACCATCCGCCACGCGCCGGGAGTTCGTTGCGGCCCTAAAAGCGGAGTTGCCTGCGGCGCTGCGCCATCTCCAAGCGGGCAACATCGCACCCGTTGACCTCGCTCAGGCGGCAATCGGACCCGGCATGGCTGTCTATACCCGCTATACCAAAGTGCTCGACGCTGAAGGCAGATCTGTTTCCGTGCGTGAGGCGCTCGCGTTGGTCAACGAGACGCTTGATGAGGTCTTGGCCGACCAGGAAGGGGACTTCGACGCCGACAGCCGTTGGGCGCTGGCCTGGTTTGAGCAGGTCGGCTTCAACGACGGTGAATACGGGGTCGCCGAGACGCTCAGCAAGGCAAAGAACACGTCCGTCGGCGGTCTCGCCACGTCGGGCATCCTCGACTCACGGCGCGGCAAGGTACGGCTGCTGAGGCCGGACGAATTGCCCGCCAACTGGGATCCGGCGACCGACCCGCGCCTGACCTCCTGGGAACTGGTGCATCATCTCATCCGTGTACTTGGTAGTGGCGGCGAGAGGGCAGCAGCCGAGTTGGTCGCTAAGCTTGGCGCCCGCGCAGAGACAGCGCGGGAGCTTGCCTACCGGCTCTATACGATCTGCGAGCGCAAGAAGCGCGCTACTGAGGCGCTCAGCTACAACGGCTTGGTTCAGAGCTGGCCCGAGATCGTCCGCCTGGCTCAAGAGGGGACCAAGTCGCCGGCAGTGGAACCAGACCTTTTCAAGGTGGGGGAGCGCTGA
- a CDS encoding Swt1 family HEPN domain-containing protein produces the protein MAMTNQERVGKAMDLLRAGLAPFVEREVQSAVKTGTVRMDAVRRFAEDPMLGNKPIPQWDVAGLLKLMWETWNDVFKRTLGFAERSLVSELRNVRNKWAHQNPFSSDDADRALDSMGRLLAAVSAPQADEVGKMKMELRRLIFDEQVRGEKRKAGGSLIEPAAAGNLKPWRDVVTPHADVASGRYQQAEFAADLWQVHLGEGSDEYRKPAEFFRRTFLTESLKQLLVGGVQRLSGEGGDPVVQLQTNFGGGKTHSMLALYHLFSGAAPGELAGIDAVLAEAGVQSLAKARRVVLVGNKISPGNPVTKPDGTVVRTLWGELAYQLGGAKAFARIAKDDEKATSPGDVLRELFVEYGPCLVLVDEWVAYARQLHDQSDLPAGGFETQFTFAQALTESAKLARNCLLVVSLPASDTAGSPNTQADDVEVGGIRGREALDRLRNVVGRVESSWRPATAEEGFEIVRRRLFEPIAGDMFKQRDLTARAFADLYQAQAAEFPPECRAGDYERRIQAAYPIHPEIFDRLYTDWSTLVKFQRTRGVLRLMAAVIHSLWEKGDRSPLILPSTIPIDDPRVQFELTRYLSDNWVPIIEKDVDGPNSLPLRIDGEVPNLGKLSATRRVARTIYLGSAPTTAAAHRALEDRRVKLGCVMPGETPAVFGDALRRLASTATYLYQDGPRAWYATQPTVTKLAEDRAEQLKRDPDKVAEEIEARLRTDLKRTGDFSRIHPMPRSGADVPDDYDARLVVLPAEHGYTKESGNAAEIAAKAIIESRGNAPRLYQNTLVFLAADKVRLQDLDEALRRYLAWSSIVDEVKELNLDEHQRRQAETQKQAADGAVTARLPETYQWILVPEQLTPQASVVWQASRLTGSDALAVRASKKLRSDELLIASLGSTILRKHLDDVPLWRGDHVAVKQLIDDFARYLYLPRLAGPEVLVQAIRDGLALLTWRADTFGYAESYDEAASRYRGLNGGRGLNISADSPGFLIKPDVASKQLDAETPSPAGPGPTPGPSGGGADPRPGPGGTIPTPAAAPQLRRFHGSVRLDSTRVGRDASRIADEVIAHLAGQMGADVTVTIEIEAKLPNGASDQLVRTVIENSRTLKFDNQGFETE, from the coding sequence ATGGCCATGACCAATCAGGAGCGTGTCGGCAAAGCGATGGACCTCCTTCGAGCGGGCCTCGCCCCGTTCGTGGAGCGTGAGGTGCAATCCGCCGTGAAGACGGGAACCGTGCGGATGGATGCGGTGCGGCGCTTCGCGGAAGACCCGATGCTGGGCAACAAGCCCATCCCGCAGTGGGATGTCGCTGGCCTGCTGAAGTTGATGTGGGAAACCTGGAATGACGTATTCAAGCGCACGCTGGGTTTCGCCGAGCGCAGCTTGGTGAGCGAGTTGCGGAATGTCCGCAACAAATGGGCGCACCAGAATCCGTTCTCCAGTGACGATGCGGACCGGGCGCTCGATTCAATGGGACGATTGCTCGCGGCGGTCTCAGCGCCCCAAGCCGACGAGGTCGGGAAGATGAAGATGGAGCTGCGCCGGCTCATCTTCGACGAGCAGGTGCGTGGCGAAAAGCGTAAGGCCGGTGGCTCGCTGATTGAACCCGCGGCGGCAGGCAACCTGAAGCCCTGGCGAGACGTCGTGACGCCCCATGCCGACGTCGCCAGCGGCCGCTATCAGCAGGCTGAGTTCGCTGCTGACCTATGGCAGGTGCATCTCGGCGAAGGGAGTGACGAATATCGCAAGCCGGCTGAGTTCTTCCGCCGCACCTTCCTGACGGAGAGTCTGAAACAGCTTCTGGTCGGCGGCGTGCAGCGCCTGTCCGGCGAGGGCGGCGATCCGGTTGTGCAGCTCCAGACCAATTTCGGCGGCGGCAAAACCCACTCAATGCTGGCGCTCTACCATCTCTTCAGTGGTGCGGCGCCTGGTGAACTTGCCGGGATCGACGCGGTGCTCGCCGAGGCGGGTGTGCAATCGCTTGCCAAGGCCCGGCGCGTCGTGCTTGTTGGCAACAAGATCTCGCCCGGCAACCCCGTCACCAAGCCGGATGGCACGGTGGTGCGGACACTATGGGGCGAGCTGGCCTATCAGCTCGGCGGCGCCAAAGCTTTTGCACGCATCGCGAAGGACGATGAGAAGGCGACCAGCCCTGGTGACGTGCTGCGGGAGCTGTTCGTTGAATACGGGCCGTGCCTCGTGCTGGTGGACGAATGGGTGGCCTACGCGCGCCAGCTCCATGACCAAAGCGATCTTCCGGCTGGCGGTTTCGAGACGCAGTTCACCTTTGCGCAGGCGTTAACCGAATCGGCAAAGCTCGCCAGGAACTGCTTGTTGGTCGTCTCTCTGCCGGCATCCGACACGGCTGGCTCGCCAAACACGCAAGCCGACGACGTGGAGGTCGGCGGCATTCGCGGCCGCGAGGCGCTCGACCGCCTGCGCAACGTCGTCGGACGTGTCGAGTCATCGTGGCGGCCCGCGACTGCGGAAGAAGGCTTTGAGATTGTGCGGCGTCGGCTCTTCGAGCCGATCGCGGGCGATATGTTCAAGCAGCGCGATCTGACTGCCAGGGCCTTCGCCGATCTCTATCAAGCGCAAGCGGCGGAGTTCCCGCCGGAGTGCCGGGCCGGCGACTACGAACGGCGCATCCAGGCCGCTTATCCAATCCACCCGGAGATTTTCGACCGGCTTTACACTGACTGGTCGACGCTTGTGAAATTCCAGCGCACGCGCGGCGTGCTGCGCTTGATGGCAGCGGTGATCCATAGCCTATGGGAGAAGGGCGACCGTAGCCCGCTTATCCTCCCGTCGACGATCCCGATCGACGATCCCCGCGTGCAGTTTGAGCTGACGCGCTACCTCTCGGACAACTGGGTGCCGATCATCGAAAAGGATGTCGACGGCCCCAATTCGCTCCCGCTGCGGATCGATGGCGAAGTGCCTAACCTCGGCAAGCTGTCGGCGACGCGGCGCGTGGCGCGCACGATCTATCTGGGTTCGGCTCCGACAACAGCGGCCGCTCATCGTGCGCTCGAGGATCGGCGCGTCAAGCTCGGCTGCGTAATGCCGGGCGAGACCCCCGCTGTTTTCGGCGATGCGCTGCGCCGGCTCGCTTCGACCGCCACCTATCTCTATCAGGATGGACCGCGCGCTTGGTACGCCACCCAGCCGACAGTGACGAAGCTTGCGGAGGACCGCGCCGAGCAGCTCAAGCGCGACCCGGATAAGGTCGCCGAGGAGATAGAGGCGCGGCTACGCACTGACCTCAAGCGCACCGGCGATTTCTCTCGCATCCATCCAATGCCCCGGTCTGGCGCGGACGTGCCCGACGATTACGATGCGCGCCTTGTGGTTCTGCCGGCCGAACACGGCTACACCAAGGAGAGCGGCAATGCTGCCGAGATCGCGGCGAAGGCGATTATCGAGTCGCGAGGCAACGCGCCGCGGCTTTATCAGAACACGCTGGTCTTTCTTGCCGCCGATAAAGTGCGGCTACAGGATCTCGACGAGGCCCTGCGCAGGTATCTGGCTTGGTCTTCGATCGTTGACGAGGTGAAAGAGCTAAACCTCGATGAGCACCAAAGAAGACAGGCCGAAACCCAGAAGCAGGCCGCCGACGGCGCGGTGACGGCGCGTCTGCCTGAAACCTATCAATGGATCCTTGTCCCAGAGCAATTGACGCCGCAGGCGTCGGTCGTTTGGCAGGCTTCCCGGCTCACCGGCAGCGATGCATTAGCGGTCAGGGCGAGCAAGAAGCTGCGCAGCGATGAGCTGCTGATCGCAAGCCTCGGCTCGACAATTCTACGCAAGCATCTCGATGACGTTCCGTTGTGGCGCGGCGACCATGTCGCTGTGAAACAGCTCATCGATGATTTCGCGCGCTACCTCTATCTGCCTCGTCTTGCTGGTCCTGAGGTTCTGGTGCAGGCCATCCGGGACGGGCTGGCGCTGCTGACTTGGCGTGCTGATACGTTCGGCTATGCAGAGAGCTACGATGAGGCGGCGTCTCGCTATCGCGGATTGAACGGTGGCCGCGGCCTCAACATCTCGGCCGACAGTCCGGGTTTCCTCATCAAGCCTGACGTAGCCAGCAAGCAATTGGACGCTGAGACGCCGTCACCGGCTGGTCCGGGTCCCACTCCCGGCCCGAGCGGTGGAGGAGCGGATCCTCGTCCCGGTCCGGGCGGAACAATTCCTACGCCGGCAGCCGCTCCGCAGCTTCGGCGTTTTCATGGATCGGTGCGGTTGGATTCGACTCGCGTTGGGCGTGATGCTAGCCGCATCGCTGACGAGGTGATCGCTCATCTCGCCGGACAGATGGGGGCGGATGTCACTGTAACCATCGAGATCGAGGCCAAGCTCCCCAACGGAGCCTCGGATCAGCTTGTGCGCACTGTCATCGAGAACAGTCGTACCCTGAAATTCGATAATCAGGGTTTCGAAACGGAGTAG
- a CDS encoding tyrosine-type recombinase/integrase has translation MAKTLTEAQITTAKARSRLGLGVHWRRLDTEAHLGYRRGKRSGVWLVRWRNHFDGADYRQAPIGIANDINDKPAEGTLTFDQATKEARDFVTRSRTEAAAQAAGPAPTVQTAVEAYIKERNARDSRRSGREVRSDAGHRLRRYVLGQEKRGNQKAIAPAPLAAVELHALKEDDLLTWRDELPEELKATTKHRLSNDLKAALNAAWPRLSAEQKKLNPTFLAIVKDGFKAERIDDDDDASIARDNQILTDAQVGNLLRAAGEIDAEQDSEGDLYRLVICLAATGARFAQVRRMRVSDAQLKERRLMMPGSYKGRGGNGGSVPIPVGDDVIEVLLPAIVGRPKEAPLFERWSYEQQPHSITWKRSERGPWKTAELTRPWRAIRHRAELPEVIPYALRHTSIVRGLRNGLPIQQVAKLHNTSVTMIERHYAKYIATALEALARAAVVPLVPPQSGNVVTMTGRG, from the coding sequence ATGGCGAAGACACTCACAGAGGCGCAGATCACGACGGCGAAGGCGCGCTCCAGGCTGGGCCTTGGCGTGCATTGGCGCCGGCTCGATACCGAGGCTCACCTCGGCTATCGCAGGGGCAAACGCAGCGGTGTGTGGCTGGTGCGCTGGCGCAATCACTTTGACGGTGCCGACTACCGGCAGGCGCCGATCGGCATCGCCAACGACATCAACGACAAGCCCGCCGAGGGGACACTGACTTTCGACCAGGCGACGAAGGAGGCGCGGGACTTCGTCACGCGGTCCAGAACGGAAGCTGCCGCGCAAGCTGCCGGTCCGGCGCCAACCGTGCAGACGGCGGTCGAGGCCTACATCAAAGAGCGTAATGCTCGCGATAGCCGAAGGTCGGGGCGTGAAGTTCGATCCGACGCCGGACATCGGCTGCGACGCTATGTTCTCGGCCAGGAGAAACGGGGTAATCAGAAAGCCATCGCGCCCGCCCCTCTTGCCGCTGTCGAGTTGCACGCGCTGAAGGAAGATGACCTTTTGACTTGGCGCGACGAACTGCCCGAAGAACTGAAAGCCACGACGAAGCATCGGCTCTCGAACGACCTCAAGGCTGCGCTGAATGCAGCATGGCCGCGGCTGTCCGCGGAGCAGAAGAAACTCAACCCTACCTTCCTCGCGATTGTGAAGGACGGCTTCAAGGCTGAGCGCATCGATGATGATGACGATGCATCCATCGCGCGGGACAACCAGATCCTCACCGACGCGCAGGTCGGCAATCTGCTTCGTGCGGCGGGCGAGATCGATGCGGAGCAGGACAGTGAGGGTGACCTTTACCGGCTCGTGATCTGCCTTGCCGCCACCGGCGCACGGTTTGCGCAGGTGCGGCGGATGCGCGTCAGCGATGCCCAACTCAAGGAGCGCCGCTTAATGATGCCGGGCTCCTACAAGGGACGCGGCGGCAACGGTGGCTCCGTTCCGATTCCGGTGGGCGACGACGTGATCGAGGTCCTGCTGCCGGCGATCGTAGGCCGCCCAAAAGAGGCCCCCCTGTTCGAGCGCTGGAGCTACGAGCAGCAGCCCCACAGCATCACTTGGAAGAGGTCAGAGCGCGGTCCTTGGAAAACCGCGGAACTGACGCGCCCGTGGCGCGCGATCCGCCACCGCGCCGAATTACCAGAGGTCATTCCCTATGCCCTGCGGCACACCAGCATTGTCCGCGGCCTGCGAAACGGCCTACCCATTCAGCAGGTTGCAAAACTCCACAATACGTCCGTGACGATGATCGAGCGGCATTACGCAAAATACATCGCCACGGCCTTAGAAGCTCTCGCCCGCGCGGCGGTCGTGCCGCTGGTGCCACCGCAGAGCGGGAATGTGGTTACGATGACGGGGCGCGGGTGA
- a CDS encoding helix-turn-helix domain-containing protein, with protein sequence MSPHLAADLSQSVIPGGAMTIAEFCAWARIGRTMAYAEIKAGRLALRKAGAKSLITRDAAEAWLRSLPVAGTAS encoded by the coding sequence ATGTCTCCCCATCTTGCTGCTGATCTGAGTCAGTCGGTCATTCCCGGCGGCGCAATGACAATCGCCGAATTTTGCGCCTGGGCGCGCATCGGCAGGACCATGGCCTACGCAGAAATCAAAGCCGGCCGCCTCGCGCTGCGCAAGGCAGGTGCGAAGTCCCTGATTACCAGAGACGCCGCAGAAGCATGGCTTCGTTCGCTGCCCGTCGCCGGGACGGCAAGCTGA
- a CDS encoding AAA family ATPase, with protein sequence MNTVDVDGLDNTALDRIVLRQDQQQERSRAGFRHELMSEFGLHALRKNWILKGIIAKGETTAWVGKPGSLKSALMADLCLAVAGGKDWRGNRSKAACGVVYFALERVDLVRRRLRAGWPPTESDPPVAVVPETMNLMDVRTVGKVIAIIKDVNERIQPYQVGLIVIDTFAKAIAAGGGDENSAKDQGVCFANLARIKNATGVHVAIVGHTGKDEARGMRGSNASYGDVDVMVEISGEQVKTATVTKANDRPEGPLLSFRSETIELGVDEDGDPVTVNIVSQKTVEIGSGGSDSVRLTPNQQTFYRILYDASDRGLTLEEWNEQARQAGLGERRRADLLDLRKALRDKQLVRESGGRWRVDHT encoded by the coding sequence ATGAACACCGTTGATGTTGATGGTCTCGACAATACCGCGCTAGATCGGATTGTGCTGCGCCAAGACCAGCAGCAGGAACGGAGCCGGGCTGGATTTCGCCACGAACTGATGTCGGAGTTCGGCCTCCACGCGTTGCGGAAAAACTGGATTTTGAAAGGGATCATCGCGAAGGGGGAGACGACCGCTTGGGTCGGCAAGCCCGGGTCGCTGAAATCGGCCCTCATGGCGGACCTCTGCCTTGCGGTGGCCGGCGGGAAGGATTGGCGCGGCAATCGCAGCAAGGCGGCCTGTGGCGTTGTCTACTTCGCGCTCGAGCGGGTGGATCTCGTCCGGCGCAGGCTTCGGGCCGGCTGGCCCCCAACCGAGAGCGATCCGCCGGTGGCCGTCGTGCCTGAAACCATGAACCTCATGGATGTCCGTACGGTCGGCAAGGTGATCGCCATCATCAAGGACGTCAACGAACGTATCCAGCCGTACCAGGTGGGCCTGATCGTGATCGACACCTTCGCCAAGGCCATCGCAGCCGGTGGTGGCGACGAAAACTCCGCCAAGGATCAGGGCGTCTGCTTTGCCAACCTTGCACGCATCAAGAATGCCACGGGGGTCCATGTCGCGATTGTGGGTCACACCGGCAAGGACGAAGCGCGGGGCATGCGCGGCTCCAATGCTAGCTATGGTGACGTGGACGTCATGGTGGAAATATCGGGCGAGCAGGTGAAGACCGCGACCGTAACCAAAGCTAACGATCGGCCCGAGGGCCCTCTGCTCTCCTTCCGGTCGGAAACCATCGAGCTCGGCGTTGATGAAGATGGCGACCCTGTGACGGTTAACATCGTGAGCCAGAAAACCGTCGAAATCGGGTCTGGCGGTTCAGATTCGGTTCGGCTGACGCCCAATCAGCAGACCTTCTACCGCATCCTGTACGACGCCAGCGATCGAGGCCTGACCCTTGAGGAATGGAATGAGCAGGCGCGACAGGCCGGATTAGGCGAACGGCGCAGGGCCGATTTGCTGGACCTGCGGAAGGCATTGCGCGATAAGCAGCTCGTCCGAGAAAGCGGCGGCCGGTGGCGCGTGGACCATACCTGA